A single window of Lentimicrobiaceae bacterium DNA harbors:
- a CDS encoding SusD/RagB family nutrient-binding outer membrane lipoprotein, which produces MNKIITITGLLIILTFASCTKLQEYNENPNNVKEVHPQLLLTNIVWDAFQVEGANPMYATHMIVQTDREDIIQYYKWNRGDFNYYNDLRNVTKMIEEAERIQDPSYIAIGKLFRAYYFYKLTLQFGDIPYSQALKGESEGIYTPVYDSQKDVFIGILKELEEANQLISDNPIAGDIVYRGNPDNWKKLINSFRLKILITLSKKENDNDLNIKNTFANIVASQPIFTSISDNAQIAFLDQLGSRYTEFNNSNYGSGRYADSTMIKRLRDRQDPRLFIYYGQTREAKESGLPIDDFNGYDGGNPIASPDYNNRKAVDGLSSRVNLRYTTNPVTEPHNLLSYSELQFILAEAVVRGWISGDAKTYYDNGIKASFKFYYDNAPEYASYVDDNAVATYLTNPLVDFSTASSNDEKIEKIITQKFLTTFLQGGWLGYFEHLRTGYPHLDHLPNFAPPYRWMYPETEYRLNAENVTAAISSQFGVGNDNIREKTWWLK; this is translated from the coding sequence ATGAATAAAATTATAACAATAACAGGTTTACTTATTATTTTAACCTTTGCATCTTGCACCAAATTACAAGAATACAACGAAAACCCCAATAATGTTAAAGAAGTGCATCCGCAATTGTTGCTTACAAATATTGTGTGGGATGCTTTTCAGGTTGAAGGAGCCAATCCTATGTATGCAACTCATATGATAGTACAGACCGACCGTGAGGATATAATTCAATACTACAAATGGAATAGAGGTGATTTTAACTATTATAACGATTTGCGAAATGTAACTAAAATGATAGAAGAAGCCGAACGTATTCAAGACCCATCTTATATAGCAATAGGCAAATTATTTAGAGCCTACTATTTTTACAAACTCACACTTCAGTTTGGCGATATTCCATATTCGCAGGCTCTTAAAGGAGAATCGGAAGGAATTTACACTCCCGTATATGATTCGCAAAAAGATGTTTTTATCGGAATTCTTAAAGAATTGGAAGAAGCTAACCAACTTATTAGCGATAATCCTATTGCAGGAGATATTGTTTACAGAGGGAATCCTGACAATTGGAAAAAATTGATAAACTCGTTCCGTCTTAAAATTCTTATTACTTTATCGAAAAAAGAAAACGACAACGACCTTAACATTAAAAACACTTTTGCTAATATAGTAGCATCGCAACCTATTTTTACCTCTATATCTGATAATGCTCAAATTGCATTCTTAGATCAGCTTGGAAGTAGATATACCGAGTTTAACAACAGCAACTACGGTTCGGGCAGATATGCAGACTCAACAATGATTAAACGACTTCGTGATAGACAAGACCCTCGGTTGTTTATTTACTATGGACAAACACGTGAGGCTAAAGAAAGCGGTTTACCTATCGATGACTTTAACGGTTACGATGGTGGAAACCCAATTGCATCGCCAGACTACAATAACAGAAAGGCAGTTGATGGTCTTTCATCTAGAGTCAATCTCCGTTATACCACAAATCCTGTTACTGAGCCGCACAATTTGTTGAGCTATTCCGAACTTCAATTTATTCTTGCCGAAGCTGTTGTTAGAGGTTGGATATCGGGTGATGCTAAAACGTACTACGATAATGGAATTAAAGCTTCATTCAAATTTTATTACGACAACGCTCCCGAATACGCATCTTACGTTGATGATAACGCAGTTGCTACATACCTCACCAATCCATTGGTTGATTTTTCAACTGCAAGCAGTAATGATGAAAAAATTGAGAAAATTATTACTCAAAAATTTCTTACTACGTTTTTGCAAGGTGGATGGTTAGGTTATTTCGAACATTTAAGAACGGGCTACCCTCATTTAGATCATTTGCCTAATTTTGCACCACCTTATCGTTGGATGTATCCCGAAACGGAATATCGTTTAAATGCTGAAAATGTAACAGCAGCTATTTCGTCGCAATTTGGAGTGGGCAACGATAATATAAGAGAAAAAACTTGGTGGCTTAAATAA